Proteins co-encoded in one Populus trichocarpa isolate Nisqually-1 chromosome 10, P.trichocarpa_v4.1, whole genome shotgun sequence genomic window:
- the LOC7460023 gene encoding proteasome subunit beta type-5-B, translating into MKFDTSGLESTSSVFGTAGRELVDGFSAAAAPAFELPTTKDFDGFQKEAVQMVKPAKGTTTLAFIFKEGVIVAADSRASMGGYISSQSVKKIIEINPYMLGTMAGGAADCQFWHRNLGIKCRLHELANKRRISVTGASKLLANILFSYRGMGLSVGTMIAGWDETGPGLYYVDSEGGRLKGTRFSVGSGSPYAYGILDSGYRFDMSIEEAAELGRRAIYHATFRDGASGGVASVYYVGANGWTKLSGDDVSELHYKYYPVVSAETSEPDQMVEA; encoded by the exons ATGAAGTTTGATACTAGTGGTCTCGAATCCACTTCTTCGGTCTTTGGAACGGCCGGTAGGGAGCTTGTTGATGGGttttctgctgctgctgctccaGCTTTTGAGCTACCCACGACTAAGGAT TTTGATGGCTTCCAGAAGGAAGCTGTACAGATGGTGAAGCCGGCTAAGGGGACAACTACGCTGGCCTTTATCTTTAAGGAGGGTGTCATTGTTGCAGCTGATTCTCGTGCTAGCATGGGGGGCTATATTT cATCACAgtcagttaaaaaaatcattgaaatcaATCCCTACATGCTTGGTACAATGGCTGGTGGAGCTGCTGATTGCCAGTTTTGGCACAGAAATTTGGGCATTAAG TGCCGACTACATGAATTGGCAAACAAGCGTAGAATTTCAGTTACAGGGGCATCAAAGCTTCTGGCAAACATTCTGTTCTCTTACCGTGGAATGGGCTTGTCTGTTGGGACAATGATTGCTGGTTGGGATGAAACG GGTCCTGGACTATATTATGTGGACAGTGAAGGTGGAAGGCTGAAAGGAACAAGATTCTCTGTTGGATCTGGTTCTCCATATGCATATGGTATACTGGATAGTGG GTACCGATTTGATATGTCAATTGAAGAAGCTGCAGAGTTAGGTAGAAGAGCTATTTATCATGCAACGTTCCGTGATGGGGCCAGTGGTGGAGTTGCAAGCG TTTATTATGTGGGAGCAAATGGATGGACGAAACTATCTGGCGATGATGTCTCAGAGCTCCACTACAAATACTATCCAGTTGTGTCAGCTGAAACTTCAGAGCCGGACCAGATGGTTGAAGCATAA
- the LOC18102435 gene encoding uncharacterized protein LOC18102435 codes for MSALFNFHSFLTVVLLGICTCTFVKMHFPAILEQRNGFRGFFWKAARIGERLSPWVAVGCFTMGVSIIFF; via the exons ATG tcTGCACTGTTCAATTTCCATTCGTTTCTGACAGTGGTGCTGTTGGGGATTTGTACATGCACATTTGTGAAGATGCACTTTCCAGCAATCCTTGAACAGAGAAATGG ATTTCGTGGTTTCTTTTGGAAGGCAGCTAGAATAG GTGAACGTTTGAGCCCCTGGGTTGCTGTAGGATGCTTCACGATGGGCGTGTCGATAATCTTTTTCTGA
- the LOC7460021 gene encoding receptor protein kinase-like protein ZAR1 has translation MPLSHFTPLRNKNTVMKRNLSLTLLFLFFHFLFSTKPSHSLTADGLSLLSLKSAVDQSSAGSAFSDWNEDDQNPCHWTGISCMNITGLPDPRVVGIAISGKNLRGYIPSELGTLIYLRRLNLHNNNFYGSIPDQLLNATSLHSLFLYGNNLSGSLPPFICNLPRLQNLDLSNNSLSGSLPQNLNSCKQLQRLILAKNKFSGPIPAGIWPELDNLMQLDLSANDFNGSIPNDMGELKSLSNTLNLSFNHLSGRIPKSLGNLPVTVSFDLRNNNFSGEIPQTGSFANQGPTAFLSNPLLCGFPLQKSCKDPAHSSSETQNSAPVSDNSPRKGLSPGLIILISVADAAGVAFLGLVIVYIYWKKKDDSNGCSCAGKSKFGGNEKSHSCSLCYCGNGLRNDDSELEDLEKVERGKPEGELVAIDKGFTFELDELLRASAYVLGKSGLGIVYKVVLGNGIPVAVRRLGEGGEQRYKEFVTEAQAIGKVKHPNVVKLRAYYWAPDEKLLISDFISNGNLANALRGKNGQPSTSLSWSTRLRIAKGTARGLAYLHECSPRKFVHGDIKPSNILLDNEFQPYISDFGLNRLISITGNNPSSSGGFMGGALPYLKSAQTERTNNYRAPEARVSGNRPTQKWDVYSFGIVLLELLTGKSPELSPTTSTSIEIPDLVRWVRKGFADENPLSDMVDSMLLQEVHAKKEVLAVFHVALACTEADSEVRPRMKIVSENLERIGT, from the exons ATGCCACTCTCTCATTTTACTCCTCTCCGAAACAAAAACACCGTGATGAAGAGAAACCTCTCGTTAACGctgctctttctcttctttcactTCCTATTCAGCACCAAACCCAGCCACTCCCTCACAGCTGATGGCTTATCCCTCCTGTCCTTAAAATCAGCCGTTGATCAAAGTTCTGCTGGCTCTGCTTTCTCTGACTGGAACGAAGATGACCAAAATCCATGTCACTGGACTGGCATTTCCTGCATGAACATAACCGGGTTACCGGACCCTCGTGTTGTTGGCATTGCAATCTCCGGCAAGAATCTCCGCGGTTACATTCCATCCGAGCTTGGCACCTTAATTTATCTTCGGAGACTTAATCTCCACAACAACAACTTCTACGGTTCAATACCTGACCAGCTGCTTAACGCTACTTCACTTCACAGTCTTTTTCTCTACGGTAACAATCTTTCTGGTTCTCTCCCTCCTTTCATCTGTAACCTCCCTCGTCTTCAAAATCTTGACCTTTCCAACAACTCGCTGTCGGGTTCTTTGCCTCAAAATTTAAATAGCTGCAAGCAGTTGCAGAGGTTGATCCTAGCGAAAAATAAATTCTCCGGTCCAATTCCAGCTGGGATTTGGCCTGAATTGGATAATTTAATGCAGCTTGATCTTTCTGCTAATGATTTCAATGGATCCATTCCTAACGATATGGGAGAGCTTAAGTCTTTGTCCAATActttaaatctttctttcaatcatttatcGGGTAGGATTCCGAAATCACTGGGAAATTTGCCTGTTACTGTGAGTTTTGATCTGCGAAACAACAATTTCAGCGGCGAGATACCTCAAACAGGGTCTTTTGCTAACCAAGGACCGACTGCTTTCCTCAGCAATCCTTTGCTTTGCGGGTTTCCTCTTCAGAAATCTTGCAAGGACCCCGCACATAGCTCGTCTGAAACTCAGAATTCAGCACCGGTTTCTGATAACAGTCCTAGAAAAGGATTAAGTCCCGGTTTGATAATATTAATCTCAGTAGCTGACGCAGCTGGTGTGGCGTTTCTTGGTCTAGTTATAGTTTATATTTACTGGAAAAAGAAGGATGATTCTAATGGTTGTAGCTGCGCTGGGAAAAGCAAATTTGGTGGCAATGAGAAATCACACTCGTGTTCACTATGTTATTGTGGTAATGGGCTTCGAAACGATGACTCTGAATTGGAAGATCTGGAAAAAGTAGAAAGAGGGAAGCCGGAAGGAGAGCTGGTGGCGATCGATAAAGGTTTTACTTTTGAGCTTGATGAATTGCTAAGAGCATCTGCTTATGTGTTGGGGAAGAGTGGGTTGGGGATAGTGTATAAAGTGGTGCTCGGAAATGGCATTCCGGTGGCGGTGAGGAGGCTTGGCGAGGGAGGAGAGCAGAGGTACAAAGAGTTTGTAACGGAGGCGCAGGCTATTGGGAAGGTTAAGCATCCAAATGTTGTCAAGTTGAGAGCTTATTACTGGGCTCCAGATGAAAAGCTTCTCATCAGTGATTTCATCTCCAATGGCAACTTGGCTAATGCTCTTCGAG GGAAAAATGGTCAGCCTTCAACAAGTCTGTCATGGTCAACCAGGCTGAGAATTGCCAAGGGGACAGCCAGGGGCTTAGCCTACCTTCACGAATGCAGCCCGAGAAAATTTGTCCACGGAGACATCAAGCCATCTAATATTCTCCTCGACAACGAATTCCAACCTTACATTTCTGATTTTGGCCTCAACCGACTGATCAGCATCACTGGCAACAATCCCTCCTCTTCGGGCGGCTTTATGGGCGGAGCACTCCCTTACTTAAAATCAGCTCAAACAGAGCGAACAAACAACTACCGTGCTCCAGAGGCTCGTGTTTCGGGCAACAGACCTACCCAAAAATGGGATGTGTATTCATTTGGAATTGTTTTGCTCGAGTTGCTTACTGGAAAATCTCCTGAGCTTTCACCAACCACGTCCACTTCGATAGAAATTCCAGACCTGGTGAGATGGGTGAGAAAGGGATTTGCAGATGAAAACCCTTTATCAGACATGGTTGATTCAATGTTGCTCCAAGAAGTACATGCAAAAAAGGAGGTGCTAGCGGTTTTTCATGTTGCTCTTGCTTGCACCGAAGCCGACTCTGAGGTTCGCCCTAGGATGAAAATTGTATCTGAAAATCTTGAAAGGATCGGAACATAG